GAATAGCCGGGATCGGCGTTGACCATGCCGTAGACCATCAGCCAGGCGGTGACCCGATCCAGATCACCCAGCGCCCGCTTGAGGCTGCCGAGGACCGACAGGGCCGTCTTGGCAGCGGCCTGCTGCGCGGCTTCCAACGAGACCTCGATTGGCACCTTGCCGAACGGCCCGGTGAACGAGCCATCGGGTGCCTGCGCCGAATGCCCCGACACATAGGCTTTGCCACCCCACACTCGCACCCAATGGAATGGGAACTTGAATCCAGGAGGGACCTCAGGCGGTCCGGGAAGGGCCAGACCAAGCTCTTCAAGTCGCTGCTCGACCCCCATCGGTGCCTCCTCGCCATCCCTGCCAGCTGGCCTCGGAGACTTCAGTGTCGGAGCGTGACCGAGTGAAGGCTAGCCCCGCCGGTTCCAACCTCGGGGCTGGAATCGGCATTGCCGTGCCCGGCCGGCCAATCGGTCCCTGGTCGCGGAGGACCGGAGCACCAGAGGCGCCCGCGACCAGACGGACCGGACCCCAGCTTGCTCACGGGACCATGCCGCTTCGCCATCCGGCTGGGTCTGCTTGATCCTGGGCAGGTGCGGGCCATCTGGTCGGAGGCGATCGGGCGTGGGCTGTATGACGGCTGGGACGGCGGGCAGTCGGCTTATGCAGCCGGGCTTGGCGGTGCGCAGGGGCAGCCGCGCCTTCCCCGCTCCCAAGCCCCGGCGGAGCGGCAGGCCAGAGACCCCAGCAGGCGCCAACCGCGGGTGGCCAAGGAGCGGCAGGGTAGTACTGCTGCCGAGACTCGGCTCGGTCTGGTGGTATGGCCCAGCCAATCGTCGTCCTCGCCGGCCGCGCCACTCGCGTGCCAGATCGGACGGACAAGCTCGGTAACGAGCGGACACCACAGGCACCCTCAGTCCACCGATGAGCTTGGCTGTGTCTCGCCTCGCAGCTTGCACGCCTTACCCGGACACGCCTGATGGTGTGCTCACCGCGGCGACTTGGAGGATGGCTGGAGGATGTCCCAAGGGACAGCGACGGTCATCAGCGGTCTACACCGGTCAATTCCACTTTGGCGCGTGACCAGCGCAAACGACGTGACCAGCGTCGCTTGACCGCGCAGTCCCTAGATGGCATGCAAGGGTCAGGGGCTGCGGCTCTTCTTGCACTAGCGTGTCCGTCGGCTCCGGCGCAAACTGGGTCACGCTAGGCCCGCGTCTTCTTGGGGTGCCTCATGTTGAGCCACGACCATCAGCCACCAGCGCTGCTCCCGATGCTCTCTCGCGGCAAGCACCGCAGCCCACGCAAGGGCGCCTGCTTCATGGAATTCGCCTCCCTGCTGGCCGGCGAACGCTTCAGTGACCACCCGGCGTGCACCCACCCCCTGCTGGCCGCGGTCGCCCGCGACGTCAACGACCACACCTCCGACGCCGGCCGCTCACAGCTGGCCGACCTGATCCCGTCGGTGGTCGGGCTGACCGGCGACGACCCGCACATCGACGCTGGAATCGCCCTGCGGTCGGCCAGGATGGCCCTGCCGGTGGTAGCGGCCGAGCGCCAACGGGTCATGGCGGTCTCGGTGCTGGCCTGCGAACGCGTCCTGGCTGCCCTGGATGGGCGGCCGGTGGGCACTCTCCAGGAGCAGAGCCGCTCGGTCCTGGCCCAGGTGCCGCACGCCGCACAGTGGGCCGACCAGTTCACCAGCGGTGCCCCGGCCTCCGCGAAGCGCTTTC
The sequence above is a segment of the Actinomycetota bacterium genome. Coding sequences within it:
- a CDS encoding RidA family protein, whose protein sequence is MGVEQRLEELGLALPGPPEVPPGFKFPFHWVRVWGGKAYVSGHSAQAPDGSFTGPFGKVPIEVSLEAAQQAAAKTALSVLGSLKRALGDLDRVTAWLMVYGMVNADPGYS